TTTTCTACAGTCTCCTGACCTGCGCGAATGTGATGCAGAATCTCTTGATTCCATAACAGCGTTTGACCCACTGTGGCAACTGTGCTCTCTTCGCTGTCATGTAACACACCACCGAATAATACACCCACTAGGACCCAGTTTCCCTGGACCCGCTGGACCACAGGACAGCCTGACGCTCCGCTGTCAAGAGAGAAAGCAAAATTCACGACTTTCATGGGCGACTGCTTGTACACCTCATGTACTTGTGCATCGAATGCAAATCTCTTGTGAACATCTTGTTCACCACCAAAGTGAATAGCGGTCAGCGGGTCGCCTGGTCTCATGCTAAACTCGACTTCACCAGTTGGTGTGAATCTGTTCTGAACAAGGGAAGAGAAATCAAACAAACTGAATTGTTCAAGGAGTTGTTGTTCATCTATTTCCCATTCCTCCAAATCAttcttttttctcccataAGTGTACTGGATACCAAGTTTAACCAGTGTTATATCCCTGTTGTGGTAGTCAGGTCTTCTTCCTACGGGAAGTAAGCGATGAATTATGGCTCTACGTGGCCTTAATTCAAATGCAATTTCATGGTTAGgcgaaaagaaaacgaatcTTGCGTTATTTACATTCTCGCGATTACGAAGCACATGAGCAGCTGTTAGGACCCATCCATTGCCAAAATAGAAGCCGCTTCCAATGTAACCAGGACCGTTTGGTTGGGAAACTTCAATTCTGCACACTCCCGCGCCAAAGACAAGCAGTCGAGACAACGTTTCTTTCAGATCACTTGCTTTCGCGATGGAAGCTCGATACTTGTCATGGATTGGCAAAGTCGCAATGACctttcttgtttcattttcttggcaTTCCAGAATTTGTTGTACTTCTTTTTCGTACAAAAATCGACGAGATTTTTTGTGGCTCGGCCTGTATAAACCACTATACATTGTAAAACCGATCTCATTAAAATGCTAAACAACACAGCAGAATAGAAcgaaatattaaatataaCCGCTCCCAGCAGCTGGCCTTTACTGTTGTCATGACGACGTCAAATTCGAAACTTACTTTTGTTTAGGGAGACACTTTTTTCTTAACTATTTCTCCAAATTACTTTCATCAGAAATGCCAATTGAAGACAGAATCTTTGTGGAATCCAAAAGTACACTCGCCTcactaaaatatttttgtagtGTCAATTTATATCCAACTGATTATGGTTTTTAAATAACCGAAAAGACGCAACAGCTTTTGAAATTTACATACCGCTCAGAGCGAGGGAATAATCCACATTCATATGCAAATATTAAAGAGTCGtatcaaataaataaaacttttctttcaaaaccgTTTTGACATGCTGTCAAAACTTAATTCCTTTTTTGtctgtgtttatttttcatattCCGTGTTTAAATTGGAAGATGGAAATGTCACTAGCGTGTCAAGAAAACGCAAATGAGGGGAAACCGAGGATTTTAGAACCGCTCTTGCAGGCCGCCGTTATTAGCAAATGgagagacattttttttcgatGAGTATCTAATAACCACTTGCTATTTCATAATTCAGAGATTTGTGCTTCTGCTTTAATATCTTAATAGTCTTAAGAGTTTTCGAGCCggaaaaaataattgcttaaattatgcgtttaaaatcaaaattattgcaattgaTACGTTCCATGACCCCTTACTGTTCATTTTAACCGACACCGGCACCGGTGGCTCGGTTGGTTGAGCACCCggccagaccaacactcagggtcttaaaataactgagtagaaagtgctacctttgtaattacatcaacaaatggttagactttcaagtcatctcggataaggactgtAAACCCTAGGTCCAGTCTCACcgataccttccatgtttataagttcaatgtgggacgttaaaggaccaacacactattcgaaaagagtagggcatgaagttcccggtctGGTGACTGTCCTTTGTGAGTGAGTTAGCGAAGGTGATGTACCTCGCATGGGACTTACGTTCCCGTTCGTATATtatcaccttgcacttctgtgcaaaagttgtagcaaaaaaaaaaatgatttaaaaattCCTGGTTGTGAAGTTAACTCGGTTTTCATCAGGGCACAACAGCCGCCGCAGTTATCAGAAAGCAATACGATTCCTTAAAATTTCGAGGGACTAAAGCTGAAAATAGAAATTACTGATCAAACTACTATTTAGCTTTTGGTCAGCAATTTTTGGGCTTTCTAAACATCTACCTTACCTCTCCTACTCCTCATTTATATTGCAGGAAAATTTCCGAAGTTTAATTAACTGTGAGTAGTAGAGGACGATCATCGACGAAGTATCGGGAGTGAAGGTTTTAACGGACCCTTGAGATGATGTGGCTAACACTAACGTTTACCGGCTTATCTGACTTATTCATCTTCCTTGGAAAATGTCTGAGTGAAACTGATTCATGAGAAGTATCAACAAAATTTGCAGAAAACTTTGAGGAAAAAACAATACGCCTTTTGCAGCtggggtcacgtgaccaatTTTTTCCTAGAGAATTTTTATATTATAGGCTATAACTTAAAGAAAgccagaaatggaaagagTCCATCGAAAATGCCAAAATGGCTAAGTTTGAACCACCTGGAATTAAAGAATAAGTTTATACGACAGtttgaattttcggaaaatttagaagttttgttttggaaaTGTTGCTAGAGAGCAATACCTTACTCTCCAGCAACATTTCCCATACAAAATtccttattcttttaaaacttcagACTGTCATAAGATCTCATCTTTTAATGATGGGGGCCtcaaatttggccattttgttATTCTCGACATGCTTTTTCCATTCCTGGCATTTGttaagctatagcccataattttatgaaaagtaggTCACGTGATGGCTTAGCCGCCAAAGGCCtattggattttactaaagtgTTACTACATAACAAGTCCACTAAGATGAGGGTGTAATGCACTTATCAGCAGCCATCCAGGGGGCATGGCAATGACGGGACATGCACAGGCATGGCGCGGGATTTGTTGACTTTTGTTAATAatttgttaataattttatatttaaattGCGCAAAATACATGTAATATTTGATCAAATGCGCATTGCCAATTTTTAGCCCAGGAGGGGTGGGGGAATTTAGTCTCCTCCGCAGCCGTTATTCGGGTCGTCAagtaacgctcctccccaactaacggctgctcactcgagctctgcattcctttccttaaattgaccaataaggatcagacttccatttcttggaaacctggacctttggcggcaaatgtaacgagaaaGATGATATGTGCAGCggctaacagttacatgcatgttgttggttctcagtaacaaagggaaaggaatgcagagctcgagtgagcagccgttgttggggaggagcattgcctgacgaccctaataacgactgcgaa
This portion of the Acropora palmata chromosome 13, jaAcrPala1.3, whole genome shotgun sequence genome encodes:
- the LOC141864023 gene encoding uncharacterized protein LOC141864023 — translated: MYSGLYRPSHKKSRRFLYEKEVQQILECQENETRKVIATLPIHDKYRASIAKASDLKETLSRLLVFGAGVCRIEVSQPNGPGYIGSGFYFGNGWVLTAAHVLRNRENVNNARFVFFSPNHEIAFELRPRRAIIHRLLPVGRRPDYHNRDITLVKLGIQYTYGRKKNDLEEWEIDEQQLLEQFSLFDFSSLVQNRFTPTGEVEFSMRPGDPLTAIHFGGEQDVHKRFAFDAQVHEVYKQSPMKVVNFAFSLDSGASGCPVVQRVQGNWVLVGVLFGGVLHDSEESTVATVGQTLLWNQEILHHIRAGQETVEKMSTFKSYNLFVPFPERAQLLLETDVKQAADLAAQHRILIL